Below is a genomic region from Bacteroidota bacterium.
AAAAAAGCCGCCGAAGCTGGTTATAGCTTCGCGCTGGTTTCCCTAGCCCGTATGTATCGAGAAATCAGGCAGTACGAAGCCGCCGCAGTATGGTACCAAAAGGCTGTAGAGGCAGGCGAAGCAGGGGCACGGGTCGAGCTCCCTATTCTGTATCGGGAACTGCGGGAATACGAGCGAGCCGCTGAGTGGTATAAAAAAGCGGCCGAAAAAGGCGATAACGACGCATTGCTCTCTCTCGCTACTATGTATGATTTTGAATTGAAGCAGTATGAGAAGGCAGCCGAGTGGTACAGGGAAGCAGGCAAAAAAGGCCAAAATGAGGCCCAATGTATGCTAGCAGCAATGTATCTGAGACTTCGACAGTACGAGCTAGCCGCAGAGTGGTACCAAAAAGCGGCCGAGATGGGAGACCCCTACGGGGCCTATAGCCTAGCCAGCATGTACAAGGAACTGCGGCAATACGAAGCCGCCGCCGAATGGTATCAAAAGGCCGTCGAGGCGGGCAACGACAACGGAGC
It encodes:
- a CDS encoding sel1 repeat family protein, with product KKAAEAGYSFALVSLARMYREIRQYEAAAVWYQKAVEAGEAGARVELPILYRELREYERAAEWYKKAAEKGDNDALLSLATMYDFELKQYEKAAEWYREAGKKGQNEAQCMLAAMYLRLRQYELAAEWYQKAAEMGDPYGAYSLASMYKELRQYEAAAEWYQKAVEAGNDNGAYSLASMYEELREYEKAAEWYQKAAENNNPHALTTLADMYRKQLAYDLAKEWYKKAAKAGDRDALFRLAHMYDLLGEYTQAAKWYRVVAEEEDETAQYNLGMLYQEGLGNTRKALYWMERAAKNGNSLAQTFLQERKQK